Sequence from the Armatimonadia bacterium genome:
CTGTTAGGGGCCTATTGAGGAGGAAGAGAGAAGAAAGTCGGGCTTTTTTGGTGGCGCCAGGAGGTGTTCTTGAGGGGGTTAGCGAATTACGATTCCAATTGGCTCGTAGAGGCCCCTAGATGGGCCGCAGAGGGCCACTTTTGCGGCGCAGTCTCACCGCACTCGCGCGATACCGCGCATTGAAACCGTGTCGGTCTGCGCCGTCCAGGTCTCCGTGCAGGGGTCTCACCGCACTCGCGCGATACCGCGCATTGAAACTGTGACCGGGCTTACCGTCCTTGCCGTTGAGCGTCTCACCGCACTCGCGCGATACCGCGCATTGAAACTGTGACCGGGCTTACCGTCCTTGCCGTTGAGCGTCTCACCGCACTCGCGCGATACCGCGCATTGAAACTAAGCCACCCCGGCGCCCAGGGAGCCGCTGTCCGTCTCACCGCACTCGCGCGATACCGCGCATTGAAACTGAATCGTTCCAGCGAGGAACCAGCCCCCAGGTCTCACCGCACTCGCGCGATACCGCGCATTGAAACAGACCTTAGCGGCCATACATACATCGTTCTGTCTCACCGCACTCGCGCGATACCGCGCAGGCAAAGGCACCTCACCCCCTGTGTCCCCCTCTCCACGCAGTGGCGAGGGGGAAAGGCAGCGGCGTACGGCAAAAGGGCAACGGCCCCAGGTGCGCCATCTGCGGAGGTGGTGGTTGTTGCCGTTCGCCCCCTCGCCACTGGTGGAGAGGGGGAGTCGAGCGCAGCGAGACGGGGGTGAGGTACGCCAGGAGGAACCGCGCGAGACCGCGCATTGAAACCCTCCGGCCTTGGCCCCTTCCTTGGTTTGGTTGCACCGTAACCGCGCGAGACCGCGCATTGAAACACAAACAACTTCTATGAACTGAAACGAGTCCATAGTCTCACCGCACTCGCGCGATACCGCGCATTGAAACGTTACCCTCGGTGTCGTTCCAGTTATAGAAAAAGTCTCACCGCACTCGCGCGATACCGCGCATTGAAACTCAGACATGATGGCTGACCTCCTTTCAGTTTGTCTCACCGCACTCGCGCGATACCGCGCATTGAAACGAACCGTAGGTGTTGCGGCAGCGGGCCGAACCGTTGCACCGTAGCCGCAAGAGACCGCACAGGCAAAGGCACCTCTGCCCCAAGCAGTGGTGAGAGCCAGCGGAAGGTTGCGCCAAGAGGAGGTCGGGCTGCTCTTGAGTGGGTTAGCCCTGCTTTGAGTGCTTGGGTTTCGCGGGTGCCGGCTTCTGGAACACGAGGATGTACTGGTGGTGGATGTTGGAGATGAAGGCGAAGGGGATCCCGAAGGGATAGAGGTTCTTGTTGTTCTGCGCGAGGATGGTTACGCCCTTGAGCTGCAGACCCAGGGCCTCCACGCGTGCAGCAAGGTCGGCATGGTACAGGTAGAAGCGCGGTCCGTGGCGGAAGTCAGACACGATGACCGCCATGTATCGTTTGGGCTTTAGCACGCGTCCACACTGCCCGAAGATGCGGGCCAGCTCGTCGAGAAACTGGTCGTAATCCTCGAGGTTGCCCAAGTCACCATCGCTGTCGCTGTACTGGGTCGGCAGACCGCGCGAGGTCCGTTCGGCATGGGCCTTGAGCCCGGCCTTCTTGGTGAGAATGCTCCAGTAGGGCGGACTGGTGACCACGAAGTCGAAGCTGTCGGCCTCCATCTCCTGAAGGCACGAGCGTGCATCGCCCTCCACCACAGACAACTCCAGCGAGGGCTGTGGTTGCCCCGAGACGGCCTCGGTCTGCAAACGCTCCCGAGCCACCTGCGCCCACTCGGGGGAAAGCTCGATGCCGACGCCCTTGCGTCCGGCAAGGGCACAGGCAAGGAGCGCCGAGCCACTCCCGACGAAGGGGTCGAGGACTCGCTCGCCCTGCTTGGTGAACAGCCGGATCAGGCGCTCGACGTCACGCTCGGAGAAGGTTGCCGGGTGGAGAGCCTTGAGTGCGCTTCGCGGCGGCGCCTGGCTGTAGACGAAGCTGTCGTCAAGCTGGCCGAGCAGGCGCTCGACCTCCTCCGGCGCATCCGTCTGCCGCAGCCACTGGACGAACTCCCCGGCGAGCTCCGAGAATGCCTCGTTCCCATCGTCGCCACTCAGCCAGAAGCTCTTGGTCTCGATCAGCCACTGGCGGTTGGGCAGGTCGTTGAGTGCGTTTTTGGGGTGAACCGGGTCGTCCAAGTCGTCTTCCTCCGGC
This genomic interval carries:
- a CDS encoding DNA methyltransferase gives rise to the protein MDDPVHPKNALNDLPNRQWLIETKSFWLSGDDGNEAFSELAGEFVQWLRQTDAPEEVERLLGQLDDSFVYSQAPPRSALKALHPATFSERDVERLIRLFTKQGERVLDPFVGSGSALLACALAGRKGVGIELSPEWAQVARERLQTEAVSGQPQPSLELSVVEGDARSCLQEMEADSFDFVVTSPPYWSILTKKAGLKAHAERTSRGLPTQYSDSDGDLGNLEDYDQFLDELARIFGQCGRVLKPKRYMAVIVSDFRHGPRFYLYHADLAARVEALGLQLKGVTILAQNNKNLYPFGIPFAFISNIHHQYILVFQKPAPAKPKHSKQG